Proteins encoded in a region of the Aythya fuligula isolate bAytFul2 chromosome 13, bAytFul2.pri, whole genome shotgun sequence genome:
- the NUP62CL gene encoding nucleoporin-62 C-terminal-like protein translates to MNQFSFGSASAGGGGGFTFGTPKTATTTTAAGFSFTPAPAGGFSFGSAAQTPASSQPAALFSFSTPATTAQPAGFSFGTPAAATPAASVFPLGGNAPKLNFGSSSTTQATGITGGFGFGSSAPTSTPSSQAAAPAGFVFGAAAAATTATTTTTTTTQSGTTGGFTFASGTTTQAGTTGFNIGATSTTTLQAAPTGLTFGAAPAAAATTAATLGTTAQPAAPFSLGTQSSGLSFGSLTSTAATSAPTATLTATTSQGPTLPFGNKLGVTSTASTTAATTTASLLGSTGPTLFASIASSSAPTSSTTTGLSLGAPSTGTAGLGTSGFGLKAPGTTAAATSTATSTSASSFALNLKPLTTTGAIGAVTSTTAITTTTTSAPPVMTYAQLESLINKWSLELEDQEKHFLHQATQVNAWDRTLIENGEKITSLHREVEKVKLDQKRLDQELDFILSQQKELEDLLTPLEESVKEQSGTIYLQHADEERERTYKLAENIDAQLKRMAQDLKDIIEHLNTSGGPADTSDPLQQICKILNAHMDSLQWIDQNSALLQRKVEEVTKVCESRRKEQERSFRITFD, encoded by the exons ATGAACCAGTTCAGCTTCGGCTCGGCCtcggccggcggcggcggcggcttcACGTTCGGCACGCCGAAGACCGCCACCACCACGACGGCCGCCGGCTTCTCCTTCACGCCCGCCCCGGCGGGGGGCTTCAGCTTCGGCAGCGCGGCGCAGACGCCCGCCAGCAGCCAGCCCGCGGCGCTCTTCTCCTTCAGCACGCCCGCCACCACCGCGCAGCCCGCCGGCTTCAGCTTCGGGACGCCTGCCGCCGCCACGCCGGCAGCCAGCGTGTTCCCGCTGGG ggGAAATGCACCCAAATTAAActttggaagcagcagcacaactcAGGCTACTGGAATCACAGGGGGGTTTGGGTTTGGTAGCTCTGCACCAACCAGCACACCCTCGAGTcaagcagcagcccctgctggctTCGTGTtcggagctgctgctgctgccaccactgccaccaccacgACGACCACCACCACTCAGTCTGGGACGACTGGAGGCTTTACTTTCGCTAGCGGTACCACGACCCAGGCAGGAACAACTGGCTTCAACATCGGTGCCACGAGCACCACAACTCTGCAAGCAGCACCCACGGGGTTGACCTTCGGAGCAGCGCCTGCTGCTGCGGCCACCACTGCGGCCACCTTAGGAAccacagcccagcctgcagcccccttcAGCCTAGGGACGCAGTCCTCAG GTCTGAGCTTCGGATCATTGACTTCAACAGCAGCCACTAGTGCGCCCACGGCAACACTGACCGCTACGACCAGCCAGGGACCCACTCTGCCCTTTGGAAACAAACTGGGAG taACATCCACAGCTTCTACAACAGCGGCTACCACCACAGCTTCCCTTCTTGGTTCAACGGGCCCTACTTTGTTTGCATCTATAGCGAGTTCTTCAGCACCAACCTCATCTACCACCACAGGCCTCTCAC TTGGTGCCCCTTCCACTGGTACAGCTGGTCTTGGAACTTCTGGATTTGGCTTAAAAGCTCCTGGAACAACAGCTGCAGCAACAAGCACAGCCACAA GCACTTCTGCTTCTAGTTTTGCTTTGAATCTTAAGCCATTAACTACAACGGGTGCCATTGGAGCTGTGACTTCTACAACTGCTATaaccaccaccacaaccag TGCACCTCCAGTGATGACTTATGCCCAGCTTGAGAGTTTGATAAATAAGTGGAGTCTAGAACTGGAAGATCAAGAGAAACACTTTCTTCACCAAGCTACACAAGTTAATGCCTGGGATCGGACACTGATAGAGAACGGAGAGAAG ATTACTTCATTACACAGAGAAGTAGAGAAAGTGAAGCTTGATCAGAAGAG attGGATCAGGAGCTAGACTTCATTCTGTCTCAGCAGAAAGAGCTTGAAGACTTGTTGACCCCTCTGGAGGAGTCTGTGAAGGAACAGAGTGGGACTATCTATTTGCAGCACGCAGATGAAGAACGGGAGAGGAC CTATAAGTTGGCTGAGAACATAGATGCTCAGTTGAAGCGTATGGCACAAGATCTCAAGGACATCATTGAGCACTTGAATACATCAGGAGGCCCAGCAGACACCAGCGATCCG
- the DNAAF6 gene encoding protein PIH1D3, with amino-acid sequence MDLDSISSVSSLQALAKLLSDAPGDDDDDDEQGPRCSVSAMTPGSIGPAKKETCGTSEVKSENKKTIWNTDEVPEGSEFGDIWDPREQPEYEILFKQQVGTEDVFFGMSRKDPSTACCEDMVIKIKLPETKVSDITLDIQDKVLDLRTPQKKLLLHLPCPVDSKNGKARFLSEEEILEVTLRMTREFDFINFA; translated from the exons ATGGACTTGGACAGCATCTCCTCAGTCTCGTCCCTGCAGGCCCTCGCCAAACTGCTCAGCGATGCGCCTGGTGACGATGATGATGACGACGAGCAAGGG CCACGCTGTTCTGTTAGTGCTATGACTCCTGGTAGCATTGGACCAGCAAAGAAAGAGACCTGTG GTACTTCTGAAGTgaaatctgaaaacaagaaaactatTTGGAATACGGATGAGGTCCCAGAAGGATCCGAATTTGGTGATATCTGGGATCCAAGAGAACAGCCAGA gtATGAGATTTTATTCAAACAGCAGGTGGGAACAGAAGATGTCTTCTTTGGGATGAGCAGGAAAGACCCTTCCACAGCCTGCTGTGAAGATATGGTG ATTAAAATCAAGCTGCCAGAGACAAAGGTCTCAGACATCACATTAGATATCCAGGACAAGGTTCTTGACCTTCGAACTCCCCAAAA gaagctgctgctgcatctccCTTGCCCCGTAGACAGCAAGAATGGTAAAGCTCGTTTCTTGTCTGAGGAGGAGATCTTGGAAGTCACCTTGAGGATGACAAGAGAGTTTGATTTCATCAATTTTGCCTGA